From a single Apium graveolens cultivar Ventura chromosome 2, ASM990537v1, whole genome shotgun sequence genomic region:
- the LOC141701984 gene encoding DELLA protein RGL1-like, producing the protein MAYNFPANGNNRIHGDYRPLEHKEGRKLSTAEIMRVAGERYIQFSNNHLDAITMFVHPYGSSLSALSTEEANGADLAYLLLTAAENVTYKHYDRASRSLTRADSMAFDTGNPVQRVSYYFAAALRERINREMGRFTNQERGSKGLTSRSDLDTFYSSDQEIPLCKVTQLTAVQTVIDSVAVDVKVHIIDLQIRSGVQWTTLMQALSKRNSCPLELLKITAIATTDREFIEETGKRLQRYAEFLKIPFSFKVVFVPDMKDIKQELFDIKTGESVAVYSPTVLTTMISKPERVEALMRVIRRFKPSIMVVIEVEANHNSPSFVNRFIEALFFYSAWFDCLEDSMDRNNQYRVVLEKNHFSKGIQNIVATEGDERVTRHVKINVWREFFARFRMEETQVSTLSLSDANLALQAQCSRENSCTLDSNEKSLIVGWKRTPIFSVSAWKFD; encoded by the coding sequence ATGGCATACAATTTCCCTGCAAATGGAAACAATCGTATTCATGGAGATTATAGGCCTCTTGAACATAAAGAAGGACGAAAGTTATCAACAGCCGAAATTATGAGGGTTGCTGGAGAAAGATACATCCAGTTCTCCAACAACCACCTTGACGCCATCACCATGTTTGTCCACCCGTATGGTTCTTCCCTATCAGCTTTGTCAACAGAAGAAGCAAATGGAGCAGATCTTGCGTACCTTCTGTTGACTGCTGCTGAGAATGTGACCTACAAGCACTATGATCGAGCTAGCAGATCCCTTACTCGGGCCGACTCTATGGCATTTGATACAGGTAACCCAGTTCAAAGAGTTTCTTATTATTTTGCTGCAGCTCTACGTGAAAGGATAAATAGAGAAATGGGGAGATTTACTAACCAAGAGAGAGGCTCCAAAGGTCTCACCTCAAGAAGTGACTTGGATACATTCTATTCTTCTGATCAAGAGATTCCTCTCTGTAAGGTTACCCAGTTGACAGCAGTGCAAACCGTGATTGATAGTGTTGCAGTGGATGTAAAGGTACATATTATTGATCTCCAAATTAGGAGCGGAGTCCAGTGGACAACATTGATGCAAGCACTTTCAAAACGTAATAGTTGTCCACTTGAGCTTCTTAAAATAACTGCTATTGCCACAACAGATAGGGAGTTCATTGAGGAAACTGGAAAGAGATTACAAAGATATGCCGAGTTCCTAAAAATTCCATTTTCATTTAAGGTGGTGTTTGTTCCAGACATGAAAGATATCAAACAAGAATTATTTGATATCAAAACAGGTGAAAGTGTGGCTGTTTACTCTCCGACAGTACTAACGACAATGATCTCGAAACCTGAACGTGTGGAAGCTCTAATGAGAGTCATACGCAGATTCAAACCTTCAATTATGGTGGTTATAGAAGTAGAAGCAAATCATAACTCACCTTCATTTGTTAATCGCTTCATAGAGGCACTGTTCTTCTACAGTGCGTGGTTTGATTGCTTGGAAGATAGCATGGATCGAAATAATCAATACAGGGTAGTACTTGAAAAAAATCACTTCAGCAAAGGCATCCAAAACATAGTTGCAACCGAGGGAGATGAAAGGGTTACAAGACATGTGAAGATTAATGTGTGGAGAGAATTCTTTGCAAGGTTTAGAATGGAAGAAACTCAAGTAAGCACGTTATCTCTGTCTGATGCAAACTTGGCCCTTCAAGCACAATGCTCTAGGGAAAACTCCTGCACCCTTGATAGTAATGAGAAGTCTCTAATTGTTGGATGGAAGAGAACCCCTATTTTTTCTGTTTCAGCTTGGAAGTTTGACTGA